The genomic DNA CACGAAGCCCATGGCGCAGGCGATCACGGCGTCGCGGCCGCGTCGAGCGAAGCGGGTCCAGTTCGCGGCCTGTGTCCCGGCGGAGGCGAAGGTGCCCACCACCGTGGTAACCGCTGCGGCCCAGCTCATCGTGGTGGTCGGGGCGATGTCGAACAGCCCACTCACCCCACCCACCTCGGCGAGGGCTTTGCCCGTGATCCAGAAGGCGAGGATGAGGATCAGGGGCGTGGAGATGAGGGAGACCCAGTACATGCCTTCGTAGCCGTACAGGGCCGTGAGCATCATGAGGATCGAGACGGCGATCATCACGAGCGCCGGAGCCCACGTGCTCTCCCACCCGAAGGCGAGGGCGGTCATCTGGCCGATCGAGCCGACGGCCACCCCGTACCAGCCAATTTGCGTGCCGCCCAACAGCAGCGAGACGACCTTCGACCCGGCGGTGCCGAAGGTGTACCGGGACATGACCACGGTGGTCAGGCCGGTGCGGGCGCCGAGGAAGCCGATTGCGGCGACATAGGCGCCGAGCACCACGGATCCCACCGCGAGCACTGCCAGGAACTCGGAGAATCGGAACGCTGCGCCGATGCTCGCACCGGCCATGAGCGTCGGCGCAAAGACGGTGAAGCCTATGAGGACCACGCTGATCGACACCACGCCGCGGCGTGCGGAGCGGGGGACCGGCGTGACCGGGTAGTCGGGGTCGACGGGCGGCTCGTCCGCGCCATCGCGCACGTCGGCGGCGGTCACCGCTGTTGGCTCTTGGCCTGGCCGCCCAGCTCCGCGGCCTCCACACCGATGTCCTCGCTCCAGATCTCGGGTCGCTCGGCGATCATCCGCTCCATCAGGGCGATGCACTCCGGATCGTCCAGCACGTCGACCGTGACGCCGCGCTCGCGCAGCAGAGACTCGGCCATCTCGAAGGTGCGGTTCTCGCCCACCACGATCCGCGGGATCTCGTAGAGCAGCGCGGTGCCGGAGCACATGATGCACGGCGACAGGGTCGTGTAGAGCACGGACTCGCGGTACACGCTTGCACGCAGCCGGCCAGCCTTCTCGATTGTGTCGGTCTCCCCGTGGAAGATCGCGGAGTCCTTCTGCACGCGCTGGTTGTGTCCGGCGGCGAGCACCTCCCCGTCGTGGACCAGCACCGCTCCGATCGGTACGCCGCCCTCGTCCCAGCTCTTGCGGGCCTGCTCGATGGCGAGGGAAAGGAACCGGCGGTCATCGTCAGCGGTGGGGGTCCAGGTCATGAGGTGCGTGCTCCTGCGGTCGACGGGACGGTCGCCCGGCATCGTAGAACTGATGGAGGCCCCGCTGCGCCCCCGGGCACGGTGGCGAGACCGCACCGATACCTGTCCGAATCCTCGCCGTGAGCCGCTGAGGGATGACGATGGAGCCGGCGACCTCGATCGCCGCTGGAGTGTCCCCAGGTGCTGTCGCGGGCACTGCCCGACCCGGTTCTGGGACACTGGCCCTGTATACCGCCCGCCGCTGGGCGGCCAGCCGAGAACGCGAGGTCGATGATGTCCATCCAGCACCGCACACCCTCCCGCCTGGGCCGCCCGCTGTCCGTGATCGGGCAGGGCTGCTGGCAGATCGGCGCCGACTGGGGTGAGGTCTCCGATGATTCCGCGAACGCGGTGCTGGACGCCGCCCTCGACGCGGGCGTGAACTTCTTCGACACCGCCGACGTCTACGGTGACGGCCGCAGCGAACGTCTGGTGGGAGCGATGCGTGAGCGTGCCGGATCGTTGTCGGCCCCTCTGTTCCTGGCCACCAAGGCCTCTCGCCGGGCGGACCCTTTCGCCCCGGAGTCCTTCACCGAGAAGAACCTGCGCAGCTGGGTGGAGCGCTCGCGCCAGAACCTCGCCTCCGACACCCTCGACCTCGTCCAGCTCCACTGCCCGCCGCCCGCGGTCTATCGCGACGACCGGGTGTTCGATGTGCTCGACACCCTGGTCGACGAGCAGAAAATCGCCGCCTGGGGCGTGAGCGTGGAGACCTGCGAGGAGGCTCTGATCAGCCTCGAGCGCGAGCACCTCGCCTCGCTCCAGATCATCCTGAACCCCTTCCGGCTCAAGCCGCTCGAGGCCGTCGTGCCGCAGGCCTGTGAGAAGGGCGTGGCAGTGATCGCCCGCGTCCCGCTCGCCTCCGGTCTGCTCACCGGGAAGTTCTCACCGCAGACCACCTTCGCCGCGGACGATCACCGCACCTTCAACCGCCGCGGCGAAGCCTTCGACCAGGGCGAGACGTTCTCCGGCGTCGAGTACGGGACGGGTCTCGAGGCGGTTGCCCGTCTCGAGCACGCCCTACGGTGGGAGATGCCGCTGCCGGAGGCATCGCTGCGCTGGATCCTCGCCCAGGACGGAGTGACCGCGGCGATCCCCGGAGCCAGCAGCGGCGAACAGGCCCGGCGCAATGCGGCCGCGGGCAGCGCGCCGACCGACGCGCAGCAGGAGATCCTCGCCCGCTTCGACGAGGCCGTGCGCGAGACCTACGACGAGCTGCTGCGGGAGTCGATCCACTCGCGCTGGTGAGGGGCGGGGGTCGTCGGGTCCCGCGATCCTTGCGCTTCCCCGATCGCTGCGTGTGAGCAGGTCACTCCGAGGTCGAGGTGTAGTCCTGGGTCTCCGTCCCCACCGCGTCGGTGGTGTCGTCGGCAGTGACGTCGTGGCTGGTGTCGCCCCTTAGCTGCGCGCCGCCGACCGGGTCGTTGATCCAAGTGCTCAGTTCCCAGCCGCGGTCGGGATGCCCGGTCAGCACCACCATGCCCGTGTTGTACAGCGGCTGGTCATCGAGGGTCTCCAGGGGGAGACCGGCGGCGATCGTGGCGTAGATGCGGATCGCGGCGCCGTGGCTGACCACGGCGACCGTGGCGTCCTCCGGGTGCTCCGCGGCGATCGCGCGCAGCGCCGACGAGTAGCGGCCGAAGAAGGTGTGCCCGTCCTCGCCGCTCGGGATCGCATGGTCGAAGTCGCTGTCACCCCAGCGCACGAGGTTCTCCTGGTAGGCGGCGACCGATTCGTGAGCGCGGCCCATCTCGTGGTCCCCGGCTGAGATCTCTTCGAGACCCTCGGTGACCTGGGCGGTGAGCCCCCGCTCGGCCGCCAGGGGAGCGGCGGTCTGCTGGGTGCGCACGAGCGCGGAGACGTGCAGCGCGGCGATCCGCTCGGCGGCCAGCACCTCGGGCACCGCCCGGGCCTGCTCCCTGCCCAGCTCGGTCAGCCCTGCGCCCGGCCGCGCGGTGTCCAGCGCACCGAGGACGTTGTTCGGGGTCTGGCCGTGACGGATCAGGAGGAGTCGCATGGCCAGGACCATAGGCCATGAGGATCGGCACGCGCCGGGAACCGGCCGCGACGGGGGAGTCACTCGCCGGGAACCGGCCCGACGCCGACCTCGCCGGGAGCCGGTGGCCGCAGGTACCGTCCCGCCGGGAGCAGGCCCCCCAGATATCGCGCGGGCCGCGGCGCCGAAGGTCCCGCAGACCGGGTGCCCCGCGCGGCGTAGCCTGGGCGCACCTCACCTCCGCGGAAGGAGCGCCCATGCGTCGCAGCATCCTCAACGATCCGGACGAGCTGATCCCGCAGGCCCTCGAGGGCCTCGCCCTCACCCACCCGACGATGCTCGCGCTGAACGCCGAGCACCGCTTCCTCACTCGCGCCGAGCCCGCCCGGGACAAGGTCGGCCTGGTCTCGGGCGGCGGTTCCGGCCACGAGCCGCTGCACGCCGGGTTCGTCGGCCCCGGGATGCTCGATGTCGCGGTCGCCGGCGCCGTCTTCGCCAGCCCGACGGCCCTGCAGGTCCTCGAGGCCACCAAGGCCGCCGATTCCGGGCGCGGCGTCGTCCAGATCGTCAAGAACTACACCGGGGACGTGCTGAACTTCCGGATCGCCGGTGAGATCACCGGGGATGACGCCCTCGACACCGAGATCGTGCTGGTCGACGACGATCTCGCCACTGACACCGGCGACGAGGACGGACCCGGTCGCCGCGGCACCGCCGCCACCGTCATCGTCGAGAAGGTGTGCGGGGCGGCCGCCGAGGAGGGCGCGAGCCTGGCCGAGGTCGCCGCGATCGGCCGCCGCGCGGCCGCGTCGGCCCGCACCATGAGCCTCGCGCTCTCTGCCGGCACCCACCCCGGCGACGAGCAGCCTCAGTTCACCCTCGGCGACGACGAGGTCGAGCTCGGCGTCGGCATCCACGGGGAGCGGGCCGCGCAGCGCGTGCCCTTCACCGATGCCGACGGTCTCACGGACCTGCTGGTCGACCCGCTGCTGGACGAGCTCGAGCTGGGGCGCGGACAGGAGGTCGTCGCGATCGTCAACGGCCTGGGCTCCACCTACCCGCTCGAGCTGAATCTCGTCGCCCGCGCCCTGCACCATCGGCTCGACGGCGCCGGCCTCACGATCAGCCGTTCGCTCGTCGGCCCCTACGTCACCAGCCTCGACATGCACGGCGTCTCGATCACGCTGATGCCGCTGGACGACGAGCTGCGCCGTCTCTGGGACGCACCCGTCCGCACCCCGGCCCTGACCTGGTAAGGAGCCCTGCCATGACCACCACCAGCACCCTGCCCGACGACTTCGGTCGCGCCTTTGTCACCCGCGTGCGCGAGGCGCTGAGCGGATCCGCCGACGCCCTCGGCGACCTCGACCGTCGCGCCGGTGACGGCGACTTCGGCACCAACATCCGCACCGCCATGACGCTGCTGAAGAAGAACGTCGAGGACGACGACCCCGACGGCTACCGCGAGTGGCTCACCGCGCTGTACATGGCCTGGCTGGGCGTCGGCGGCACCAGCGGCCCCCTGTTCGGCATGTTCTTCCGCGACCTCGCCAAGGCTGCCGATGCGCAGTCCCCGGGAACCGGGGGCGGCGACCCGGCCTCGGAACAGGGTGGCCCCACTCCTGCGCAGTTCGGCGACGCCCTGGCTGCCGGGCAGGCCACCGTGCAGAAGTACGGGGAGGCGAAGGTCGGCGACAAGACCATGGTCGACGCCCTCGACCCGGCCGTGGCCGCGCTGCGCGAGGCGCTCGAGGCGGGGAAGGATGCAGCCGCCGCGTTCGGTGCCGCCGAGCAGGCCGCCGTCGACGCCGCAAGATCCACCGCCGAGACCACCGCCCGCCGGGGACGGGCCAGCTACGTCGGCGAGGCCTCGGAGGGAGTCATCGATCCCGGTGCCGCCGCGATGGCACTGGTCATCGGCGCTTCCCGGGCCGCGGCAGAGGGGACGGAGACGGTCGAGACCTCCTGGATCGCCTGAGGCGGCGCTCGCCCCGGTCCGGCCTGGCCGCGTCTCGACCTCTCGGCCCCGGCCTGCCCCTCGGCCCCGGCCTGATCTCACGGCTCCGGCCAGCTCCCTCAACCGAGATCGACATGGGGACCACTTTGTGGCCGGGAACGTGGTCCCCATGTCGATCTCGATGTGGGGCCCGCGTCCGGGCCCGCGTCCGGAGCCGAACCCGCCTCCGTTGCCGCGCAGCGGGTGAGCGTGCGAGTGGCGACCTGACGCACGGACCGGGCCGCGGGCCGGTGAGCGGCGCTGGTAGTTTCGTCTGCCGTGCCCGACCTCGCCTCCCAGATCCCCGCCCTCGCCACGGCCACCTGGCTGCTGGTGGCGGTGGGTGCCTTCGTCGTCGGCCTGTCGAAGACGGCGATGCCCGGGGGAGGAACCATCGCCGTCGGACTGTTCGCCCTGGCCCTGCCCGCCAAGGAGTCCACCGCCGCACTGCTGCTCCTGCTCATGGTGGGCGATGCGACCGCGCTGTGGGTCTACCGGCGCGAACCCGACGTGCGCACCCTGGTGCGGCTGATCCCCAGCGTGCTGATCGGCGTCGTGCTCGGCACGATCTTCTTCGCGACCGTCGGCGGCGAGACCGTGCGCACCACCATCGGCGTGATCCTGCTGGCCCTGATCGCCGTGACCGTCTGGCGTCGTCGGGCCGCCCGGATCAAGGCCCTGGCGCCTGAGGCCGCGCAGCCGTCGGCGGGCGAAACGGGCACGGGAGCAGCCGCGACCAGTTCGGCCGAGGACCACCCGGCGAGGACACAACCGCCGCCCTCCCGACTCTCCACCGCGCTCAGCCGTGCTGCGTACGGGGCGCTGGGAGGCTTCACCACGATGGTCGCCAACGCGGGCGGGCCGGTGATGTCGATGTACTTCTACGCGATGCGGATGCCGGTGCTGACGTTCCTGGGGACCTCCGCCTGGTTCTTCGCGATCGTCAACGTGCTCAAACTGCCGTTCTCCGCGGGCCTCGGTCTGATCACGCGGGACACGCTGGTCATGGACGTGATGCTGGTGCCGATCGTCCTGATCGGCGCCTTCTGCGGTGCGAAGATCGCCCGACGGATCCCGCAGCGGGTGTTCGAGACCGCGGTGCTGGTGCTCACCGTCGGCTCCGCCCTCGCCCTGCTGCTGATCTGAGCACTCAGGATCCGGCGAGGGTCGCCCGGGCGGCCTGCTCGCCGATCCGCGCGAAGACGTCCATCAGCTCCGGAGGATCGAGCACCTCGACGGCCGCTCCCAGCGCGAGCAGATGCATCGCGATCCAATCCAGGTCGTCGGCGCCGGCGCTTAGGAGGCAGGTCTCCTCGCTCTCTGGCGTGACGGTCGCCGTCCGTGGCGGGACCCGGTGGGCGATCTCCTCGTAGGGCGCGTGCAGGCGCACCGTCGCCTTCTGCGGGTAGGCGCCGTGGGTGATGGAGGCGCGCACGGTGGCCTCGATGTCCGGGGTCGGGCGCGGGGTGATGCGGAAAGTGCTCGGATGCACCGCGTGCATCCGGTCCAGCCGGAAGGTGCGCCAGTCCTCGCGGTCGAGGTCCCAGGCGAACAGGTACCAGTGCCCGTCGATCGAGACCACCCGGCGGGGTTCGAGACGGCGTTCGAAGCGTTCGCCGTCACCGCGCTCGTAGTCCACCCGCACCCGCAGGGCGTCGCGCACGGCTGTGGCCAGGGCGAGCAGGACCTCCGACCGGGCGGCGGGCACGGGACGGGCGACCACTCCCATCGCGTCGGCCACCGCGGTGACCTCCGAGCGGACCTCCGGCGGCAGGACCCGGTCCAGGGCGGCGAGCGCGCGCAGGGCGTCGGCGTCGAGCCCCTCGAGACCGGAGGTGGCGGTCAGGCGCAGGCCGACGGCGACCGCGACGGCCTCGCGCGCGCCGAGCAGCAGCGGCGGCAGCTCCCTGCCCGCGCCGAGCTGGTAGCCGCCGCCGTGGCCGGCCGACGTCAGCACCGGGTACCCCATCTCGCGCAGCCGGTCGACGTCGCGCCGCACCGTCCGCACCGTCACGGCCAGCTCGGCGGCCAGCTCCGGGCCTGTCCAGACGGTGCGCGACTGCAGCAGCGCGAGCAATCGCAGGGCTCTCGTGGTCACGTCGCTCATGGGTGACAGTCTGTCCCACTTTGAGGACAGAATCTGTCCGCCTGGCTCGGAAGAGTGTGATCCGACAGCACGGACGACGGCCGACCGGCCCGGTCCCTCAGCGGCTGCACGGAGGATGCTCGCCGTGCACGCACCGATCGAAGGAGAGCATGATGCCGTTCCTGACCGCACAGACCACCGATGAGCTCGACAGCCTCGCGACCTTCGCCGGCCAGCAGCTCGACCAGATCGCGACCACCCTCCATGGGCTGAGCCCCGAGCAGATCCGTCAGGTCCCGACCGCCTCGGCGATGAGCCTCGGCGCGCTCGCGCGTCACGCCATCCTCATCACGGAGGGTGCGGTGGCGCATATCGCCGCCGCGCCGGAGGAGGGCAGCGAGCCCGAGCGCACGCCGGCCCAGTACGAGGCCGAGGGCACCATCTCCCCCGAGGCCGTGCGGGAGGAGGACACTGCGGAGTCGCTCATCGCCGAGCTCCACCAGGCCGGGGAGCGACTCGGCGCGGTCCTCCGCGCTGCGGATCCGGAGACGGAGGGGCCGTACCCCGACCAGCCCTGGTTCGAGGGGCGGCAGCTGTGGAGCGTGCGCTGGTACGCCCTCCACCAGATCGAGGAGAACGCCCGACACGCCGGGCATGCCGACATCCTGCGCGAGAGCATCGACGGCAAGGGTGCCTATGAGCTCAACGCCCTGGCCGACGGACAGGAGTGGCCGCCCGCGGGGTGGTGACCCACCGGCGAGACCGGACCCGGCTCGATCCGACTCCATCCTGATCGACCACGAGTGATCCCTGTCGATCCGGTCCGTCTTCCCCGATGACATCCGGGCGCGGAGATCGCGCCACAGGAAGAACCCGCACGCTCACGAGAACCAGGAGTTACGCCATGACCAGCAGCGACACCCCCACCACGCCCGACCTCGCCCCGGGAAAGGATGGTGACCTGCCCACCGTGCTCCTCGACCAGATCGAGTACCACGTCCGTGAGCACCTCCGGCCGCGCCTGGAGGGGCTGAGCGACGAGGAGTACTTCTACGACCCGACCCCGGACGGCTCCGCCTGGACCGTCCACCCGCGCGTGTCCGAGGGGCAGGCCCCGCCCACCGCGATCCAGGGCGGCGCCGGGGACGTGGTCATCGACTTCGAGTTCCCCGAGCCCGACCCGACCCCGCTGACCACCATCGCGTGGCGGCTGGGGCACATCATCGTCGGGGTCCTCGGCGCGAGGAGCCACTCGCATTTCGGTGGCCCGCCCGCGGACTACATGACCTGGAGCTACGCCGCCACCGCGGCGGAGGCCCTGGAGCAGTTCGACGCGGAGTACGAGCGGTGGATCGCCGGGGTGCGCTCCTGGAACGAGGAGGACCTGCAGGTTGCCGTCGGCGAGGCGGAGGGACCGTGGGCCGAGTACTCCCGCGCCACCCTCGTCGCTCACATCCACCGCGAGCTCATCCATCACCTCGCCGAGATCGCACTGCTGCGGGACCTGTGGGCGCATCGGGCGTGAAACGCCCGACGGCATCCCCGCAAGCACCGAGCTCGGACGTGCGGGGATGCCGTCGGTCAGCCAGGTCGCCCCGGAGGTCGTACTCCGTGGGCGCCGGTGAGGCCCCTGAAGGAAACGACCGCCAGGCCCCCGCGGTCACGCCGGGCGCGCCCCCGCTCCCGTCCGCGACCACCGCGCCACCAGCAGATGCAGCGGGAGCGTGAGGGCGAGGACCGCCGCCGTGATCAGCGGGAGGTGGCCCGGGGTGAGGCCTGTCGCCAGGGCGAGCCCGCCGACGCCGCCGCCGAGAGCGCTGCCCAGCGAGATCGCGCTCGCGTTCAGGGCCATGACCACGGCGACCGACGCCGGAGCCATCCCTGCCAGTCGGGCCTGCTGCGGGACCGCGTGGCCGCCGTTGCCGATGCCCGCCAGCAGGAACCAGACCACGCTCAGCACCGCCACCGCCATCGGGGCTGCGAGCGAGAGTGCGAGTGCTCCGAAGAGCGCATCGACCAGCAGGGCCGTGAGGATCACGGTGAGCACGCGCACGGGGGAGTAGCGGTCCACCAGCCGCCCCGTGACGGCGTTGCCGAGCATGCTCGCCAGCCCGTAGCCGCACATGATCACGATCATCATCCAGCCGGCTCGATGCGTGGGCTGCAGGATCAGCACGGCATAGGTGAAGCAGGTGTAGCTCGCGCACAGCACTCCGGTGGAGACCAGCAGACCTGCCACCAGGCGGGGCTGGGCCAGCGGGCGCAGGCGAGCACCGAGGGAGGAGGAGGGATAGCGCAGCGGCGGCAGGCGCAGACCGATCCCCAGCAGGGCGATCGCGCCGACGACGGAGACGAGCACCAGGGGCAGGCGCCAGCTGGACTGGCCCAGGATCAGCCCGACGGGGACCCCGAGCGCGGTGGCGGTCATCCACCCGCCGAGGACGAACGACAGCGCCCGCCCGCGGTGGCGCTCGGGGACCAGGTGGACCACGTACCCCGTCACCGCCGCCCCAAGGAGGCAGGCACCGAGCGCCGCGAGCACTCGCCCGCCCAGGGCCAGTGAGTAGCTCGGGGCGATCGCGGTGAGCAGGTTGCCGAGGACGAAGGTCGTCAGCGCGACCATGATGGTGCGGCGCTGCTCCCACCCGCTGGTGGTCGCCCCGAGCACCGGACCGGCGACGGCCGAGGTGAGGGCGAAGGCCGAGACCAGCTGCCCGGCCAGGGCCGCGGTGACCTCGAGATCCGAGGCGATGTCCGGCAGCAGACCGGCCAGGACGTATCCGTCGATGCCGGTGGTGAAGGTCGCGACCGCGAGCCAGATCAGGGTGCGGTACGGGACCCCGGGCGGCGATGCCGGAACGGGCGCCCCGCGCTGAGCGTCGCCGGGCGCGCCACCGGGTGGGTCAGAGGGGGTCACGAGGCGAGGGCCTCTCTCTCGGTGGGCGCCGAGGAATCGACGTGGGAGCCCCAGAGAAGGGGCCCCAGGACCGATGATGCGCGAAACATCGGTCCTGGGGCCGCATCATCGAGGCGCGCGCCGGAGCCGGGTCAGAGGCTGATGACGTCCGCGACCTGACCGGTCTTCGAGGACTCGTAGGCCGCGAGGATCACTCCGAGCACGCTGACGCCCTCGACCTGGTTGTTCAGCGGACGCCCGCCGGTGGTGAGTACGTCGACGAAGTGCGCGATCTCGGCGGCGAAGGTGTCGACCTGCTCGTGCTCGAAGACCTGCACCTCCTCGCCGCGCAGCTGCACCTTCAGGGTCGAGCCGTCCGAGCTGAGCGAGCCCTTCTCGCCGACGGCGGAGAACCGGTCGGTCCCGGGTGCGGCCGCATAGGCCCACGAGGTGACCATCTGACCCACCGCGCCGTTGTCGAAGCGCACCAGCACCTGCGCCGAGTCCTCGCCCTCCATGAACTTCAGGCGGTGGGTCGAGAGCATCGCGAAGGCGCTGACCGGGGTCGCACCGGCCAGGTGCAGCATCAGGTAGGTGGGGTGGTAGCCGGTGTCGATCAGCTCGCCGCCGCCGGAGGTGGCCGTGACCCCGCGCCAGCCCATCGACTCCGGGTCGAAGTCGTTGAAGAAGGAGTCCGTGGTGCGGACCTCGTAGACCTGACCCAGGGCGCCGGAGTCGATGACCTCCTTGGCCTTGGCCACGGCCGGCATGAACAGCTGGTTGTGGGCGCACATGAGGGTCACGCCGGACTTCTCGATCACCTTGGAGACCGTCGTGGCCTCCTCGGGGGTCAGGCACAGCGGCTTCTCGCACAGGATGTGCTTGCCGGCCTCGGCGGCCGCGACGATGGCGGGGGTGTGCAGGTGGTGGGGCAGGCAGATGTCGACAGCGTCGACGTTCGGATCCTTCACCATCTCGGTGAAGTCGCTGTAGCCCGTCGCCCCGGTCTCCTCGACGCGCGCGGCGAGGGTCTCCTCGCTGGCGTCGGCGATCGCGGCGATCGTGACGCGGTCGGGGATCTGGGCGTAGCCCTTCAGGTGGGCGTTGGCGATGCCGCCGCCGCCGATGATGCCGATGCGGACGGGGGACTGGATGGTGCTGGTCATGGGGGTTCTCCTCGGAAAGGTGGAGCGGGTGAGTTCGGGGTGTTCGCGGGTCGGGGTCAGCGGCACCTGGCACGTGGGAAGCACCGGGTGACGCAGGGTGCGTGGAACGTGCGGCCGTCGCCTCGGGCGCCGTCCGGCCTCAGGCGGCGGCGGTGTTGGCGGCGATGACCAGTGCGGTCAGCGCCCGGGCACGCTCGAGGTTCTCGGTGGTCTCCTCGCCGCTGTGGATCGCCTGGACCCATTGGGCGAAGGGATTCGGGGCGTCGGCCGGGACCTCGACGGGGGCGGGCCCGTCACCGGTGTCCAGGACCATGCCGCCATCGGCGCCGAGCCCGTGGGTCAGGGTGCCTGCGGTGCCCTGGACCTCGATGGAGAAGGGGCTGGAGGGGGTCACGAAGCCGGTCTCGACGACGCCGATCGCCCCGTCGGGGCTGGTCACGGTGACGACCGCATTGTCCTCGACGCCGCGGCCGGTCATGTCGGTGTAGGTGGCCGAGGCGACCGTGACGTCGGTGCCCAGGATCAGCTGGGTGAGATAGGCGGGATGGGCGGCGAGGTCGCTGAACGCCCCGCCGACGGCCTCGGCCGGATCGTAGAAGCGGGCCGGAAGCCAGTCGCCGGTCGAGCCGTTGTGGGCCAGGCGCACCCGCGAGTAGCTCAGCCGGCCCAGGGTGCCGGCCTCGAGCACCTCCCGCAACGCCACGGTGTACCCGTGGGCCAGGCGCGGCAGCGACACGGTGACCTGCACGCCCGCGGCGCGAGCGGCCGCCAGCAGCTCATCGCACTCCGCAAGATCGGGGGCCAGCAGCTTCTCGGTGAACACGTGCTTGCCGGCGGCGATGACCTTGCCGATCACCTCGCGGTGCACGGTGGTCGCGGTGGTGATGGTGACGCCGTCGAGGTCCTCGCGGGCCAGCAGGGCATCGAGGTCGGGCACGAACTCGACGCCGACCTTCTCGGCGAGAGCCTTCCCGCGCTCGCCGTCGTCGTCCCAGACGGCGACCAGCTCGGTGTCGGGGTGGTTCTGGGCTTCTCTCGCATACTCCTCGGCATGGACATGCCAGGCGGACAGGGCAGCGATGCGCAGCGGTGCGGACACGAATCCTCACGATCCAGGGTCGGGGGAGCGGCGTGCCCGCAGGACTTACGGCCGCGAAATTGGTGTGAACCAGCCTACAGAGAATCCGTCGGATCGCATCCCCCTGGCGCGACCTTTTTTGCCAAGGCTTAACCGCTTCTGGCTGGGCGATTGAGCGAGAGCGCTGCTCTTTGTGTGGTGGCGGGGGTGCGGTGCCGCGAGCGGATCAGCAGGTGGCGCCTCGATTCGCCCGGCCACTTCCGTCGCCGTCCAACCCGGGAACCCGGCCGCCGGTGCCGGGATTCAGGATGCTACGTCGGGGAGCGTAGCGGAGGTGTCGTCCGCCGACCGACGCCGCGCGTCGCGGGGACGGGCAGTCTCGGGAGCACGTACCCACCGAGGAGGACACCACCATGAACACACTGACCCACGGACTGACCGAGATCGTCGTCGCCGGCGGCGAGCAGGGGCCCTGGATGGACGGCGGGGGACCACCCTTCCCGTTCTTCCTCATCCCGCTGTTCTGGCTGCTGGTCGTGATCGCCGTGGTCCTGACCGTCGTGCTCGGCCGTCGCCGTCGCGAGATCGCGGCAGGACGACGGGCCGGGGAGAGGCGCCTGGCCGAACGGTACGCCGAGGGGGCGATCGACGAGGACGAGTTCCGCGCCCGTCGCGCGGTGCTGCGCGAGAAGTGAGCCCTGACGCTCGGGAGGGGGTCGGCGGCTCTGCCCGAGGACCCTCTCTCGAGCGTGTCCGCCTCGCCCTGCTCAGGCCACCCCGGACTGGTAGGCGAACACCACGAGCTGGGCGCGATCGCGGGCCCCCAGCTTGATCATCGCCCGGCTGACGTGCGTGCGGGCGGTCGCGGGGGAGACCACCAGACGCTCGGCGATCTCCTGGTTGTTGAGGCCTTCCGCCGCGAGCGCCACGACCTCCCGCTCCCGCTCGGTGAGCTCGCCGAGCCGTGGGTGCGGGTTCGCCCGCCGCGGCGCCCGGCGCGTGAACTCCCGGATCAGGGTCCGCGTGACCGTCGGCGCGAGCAGGGCCCCGCCCTCGGCGACGATGGCGATCGCCTCGACCAGATCCGCCGGTGGTGCGGTCTTGAGCAGGAATCCGCTCGCCCCGTCACGCAGCGCCTCGAACACGTACTCGTCGAGCTCGAAGGTGGTCAGGACGATCACCCGCGTGTGCTCGAGATCCGGATGCGCGAGGATCCGCCGCGTCGCCTCGAGCCCGTCGATCCCGGGCATCCGGATGTCCATGAGGACGACGTCCGGGCGCGTCCGCGCGGCCTCCTCCACGG from Brachybacterium sacelli includes the following:
- a CDS encoding Gfo/Idh/MocA family protein, with product MSAPLRIAALSAWHVHAEEYAREAQNHPDTELVAVWDDDGERGKALAEKVGVEFVPDLDALLAREDLDGVTITTATTVHREVIGKVIAAGKHVFTEKLLAPDLAECDELLAAARAAGVQVTVSLPRLAHGYTVALREVLEAGTLGRLSYSRVRLAHNGSTGDWLPARFYDPAEAVGGAFSDLAAHPAYLTQLILGTDVTVASATYTDMTGRGVEDNAVVTVTSPDGAIGVVETGFVTPSSPFSIEVQGTAGTLTHGLGADGGMVLDTGDGPAPVEVPADAPNPFAQWVQAIHSGEETTENLERARALTALVIAANTAAA
- a CDS encoding SHOCT domain-containing protein, with translation MNTLTHGLTEIVVAGGEQGPWMDGGGPPFPFFLIPLFWLLVVIAVVLTVVLGRRRREIAAGRRAGERRLAERYAEGAIDEDEFRARRAVLREK
- a CDS encoding response regulator, with amino-acid sequence MTSVLIVDDQELVRLGLRVLLEETDGLTLAGEAPDGLAAVEEAARTRPDVVLMDIRMPGIDGLEATRRILAHPDLEHTRVIVLTTFELDEYVFEALRDGASGFLLKTAPPADLVEAIAIVAEGGALLAPTVTRTLIREFTRRAPRRANPHPRLGELTEREREVVALAAEGLNNQEIAERLVVSPATARTHVSRAMIKLGARDRAQLVVFAYQSGVA